Proteins encoded within one genomic window of Verrucomicrobiota bacterium:
- a CDS encoding YhbY family RNA-binding protein: protein MNEPLPQNVVRKLKSQAQKLDPMVKVGQAGITEGFLANLDQALARHELIKVRFDAFKDEKRTLAKQMAEQTGSHLVWMVGHVAVFYRQNPDPVQRKISIDKAVP, encoded by the coding sequence ATGAACGAACCTTTGCCACAAAACGTCGTGCGGAAGCTCAAGTCGCAGGCCCAGAAGCTGGACCCCATGGTCAAAGTGGGCCAGGCGGGCATTACCGAGGGCTTCCTGGCCAACTTGGACCAGGCGCTGGCACGCCATGAATTAATCAAAGTGCGCTTTGACGCTTTCAAGGACGAAAAAAGAACCCTGGCCAAACAAATGGCCGAGCAAACGGGCAGCCACTTGGTATGGATGGTCGGCCATGTGGCGGTCTTTTACCGGCAGAATCCCGACCCGGTGCAACGTAAAATTTCGATTGATAAGGCTGTCCCATGA
- the hemQ gene encoding hydrogen peroxide-dependent heme synthase, translating to MSLPEVKLNRGLHVIHAFYRIQRERWPGLDSAGSQAALAKLQALAGQYSAAAHPRLTCYANVGHQADLGFMIQAATLNLAAQMLRAVEACFPGGVLAPVYQYLSVTELTEYMPTEADALKRLEHVEKLAPGSEAFEKKLAEEKARLAEYSHYRLYPELPDWEVMCFYPMSKKRSGADNWYLLDFETRKRLMGSHGRTGRKYAGRIVQMITGSTGLSDWEWGVTLVAHQVDDLKDIVYEMRFDEVSARYGEFGPFYINLRLTPDALWQQLHL from the coding sequence ATGAGTCTCCCTGAAGTGAAGTTAAATCGCGGTCTCCATGTCATTCATGCCTTTTATCGGATTCAACGCGAGCGTTGGCCTGGCCTCGATTCCGCCGGATCGCAAGCGGCCCTGGCCAAACTGCAAGCCCTGGCTGGCCAATATTCCGCAGCCGCGCACCCGCGGTTGACGTGTTATGCGAACGTCGGCCATCAAGCCGACCTTGGATTCATGATCCAAGCGGCCACGCTGAACCTGGCCGCGCAAATGCTTCGCGCGGTGGAGGCGTGCTTCCCCGGTGGCGTCCTGGCCCCGGTGTACCAATACCTCAGTGTCACGGAATTGACCGAGTACATGCCCACGGAAGCCGATGCGCTCAAACGACTGGAGCACGTGGAGAAACTGGCCCCCGGCTCCGAGGCGTTCGAGAAAAAGCTGGCTGAGGAGAAAGCGCGTTTGGCCGAGTACTCCCACTACCGGTTGTATCCCGAACTGCCGGATTGGGAAGTCATGTGTTTTTACCCGATGAGCAAGAAGCGCAGCGGCGCGGATAATTGGTATCTGCTGGATTTTGAGACGCGCAAACGCCTCATGGGCAGCCATGGCCGCACCGGGCGCAAATACGCCGGCCGCATCGTGCAGATGATCACCGGCTCCACCGGGTTGTCCGATTGGGAATGGGGCGTCACCCTCGTGGCGCACCAGGTGGATGACCTCAAGGACATCGTCTATGAGATGCGGTTTGACGAGGTGAGCGCGCGTTATGGCGAATTTGGCCCGTTCTACATCAACCTGCGCTTAACCCCGGACGCACTCTGGCAACAGTTGCATCTGTAA
- a CDS encoding DUF2723 domain-containing protein → MKPDTQPGTHPPVILRWLPWLIGAAFLLLYALTLPRDITLQNAWLMARVLGWESSATYQSPLFFLLYLPVRWLPDAWQIGGAGCLSAGCAALTLVLLLRSLSLLPHDRTPAQRLRLPAESGTRLPAGMFWLSGVLAALLLGWQLSFWEQATHPTGEALNVLLFAACVWCLLEYRGSRSFGWLVGFSLLYGMAMANNSAMIAFWPVFFVATLWITAPDLVNWPRIWRHLRGERRAKKSSNIVPDKAMGQPSEPAQPPEPSDHRRYYVDLPLALAMLSAGAVGALCYLILPVYHLANGLTDYGFWRELRIVLSTQKAEVLEAHRPLALLLGAAVVVPLFFIAIRWEIDFKKRQWQQRVLIKTLFHLAHALCLGMAVYYALDHRFSPRVLSRGPVYLPLYYLNALVAGYCAGYMLLIFGRQPAKADAEVEDSALVPLLGRAGKILVWIICLAGPVLLTYNLPRLLENQTTLLARYGGVAAGCLPEKGALVLSDDYALLAAVRVALGGQAAQHCLVYTPHLMQPLYYRLMERRHAVFWPLPGTNALVAQLDAKIVAQQLITLSKTVPIYSLHPIYGNLGEAFHSVPDRLLYRLQPRAANLAERKLLSRAQMEVNQTFWNAFGTEAAAMKLVLSPARKRGQREALVLSQLYSQARNYAGVLVQRQGELTNAGANFAAALVINSNNLAAAINHDFNQAWQTTGHPPQRGNTNWVRRLAPYVARWEAGLAVLGPVDEPLVCASLGIQFQSRQWHRQALDELRRAVFFMPHEYGFRLALAAAYNAAGQPDEGLKELRLVRTDPWFQTNLQRDPFPLVEVESWAYYTKKEYAKANALLENFSRTHTDDKRPLNIQMQFLLKLGQTAEAEALLESQVSKVSTNVALLANTAGIMLMNSNAAKALVYLERANFLAPNNPVVLNNRGLAYLELDRLEEAREDFEALKRKVGASPLVYYGLGESHYRSKNLMEARRNFEAFLRVAQPGNPDWQKVAERLTELKALQGH, encoded by the coding sequence ATGAAACCTGATACCCAACCTGGCACGCATCCCCCAGTTATCCTGCGCTGGCTGCCTTGGCTGATTGGCGCGGCCTTCCTGCTGTTGTACGCGCTGACCCTGCCGCGCGACATCACCTTGCAAAACGCCTGGTTGATGGCACGGGTACTTGGATGGGAGTCCAGCGCCACGTATCAGTCCCCGCTGTTTTTTCTCCTCTACCTGCCCGTGCGCTGGTTGCCTGACGCCTGGCAGATCGGCGGGGCCGGCTGTTTGTCAGCGGGTTGTGCGGCACTGACCCTGGTGCTGTTGTTGCGCTCCTTGAGTTTGCTGCCGCATGACCGCACGCCGGCGCAACGTCTGCGTCTGCCGGCGGAAAGCGGGACGCGCTTGCCGGCGGGAATGTTCTGGTTGTCAGGCGTGCTGGCCGCATTGCTCCTCGGGTGGCAGCTCAGTTTCTGGGAGCAGGCCACCCATCCGACGGGTGAGGCCTTAAACGTTTTGTTGTTTGCCGCCTGTGTTTGGTGCCTGCTCGAATATCGTGGTTCCCGCAGCTTCGGCTGGCTGGTGGGATTCTCGCTGCTGTACGGCATGGCGATGGCGAACAATTCCGCCATGATCGCTTTCTGGCCGGTATTTTTCGTGGCGACGCTTTGGATCACCGCGCCGGATTTGGTCAACTGGCCGCGCATCTGGCGACATCTGCGCGGAGAACGGCGGGCAAAAAAATCCTCCAACATCGTTCCGGATAAGGCCATGGGGCAGCCAAGCGAGCCAGCGCAACCGCCCGAACCGTCGGATCATCGCCGGTATTACGTGGACCTGCCGCTGGCGCTGGCCATGTTGTCGGCTGGCGCGGTGGGCGCTTTGTGTTACCTGATTTTACCCGTGTATCATTTGGCGAACGGCCTGACCGACTACGGCTTCTGGCGGGAATTGCGCATTGTGCTCAGCACGCAAAAGGCGGAAGTGTTGGAGGCGCACCGTCCGTTGGCGCTGCTGCTGGGGGCGGCCGTGGTGGTCCCGTTGTTTTTCATTGCCATCCGTTGGGAAATCGATTTTAAGAAACGCCAGTGGCAACAGCGGGTGTTAATCAAAACGCTGTTTCATCTGGCGCACGCGCTGTGCTTGGGGATGGCGGTTTATTATGCGTTGGACCATCGGTTCAGCCCGCGCGTGCTCAGCCGCGGACCGGTGTATCTGCCGTTGTATTACTTGAACGCGCTCGTGGCTGGTTATTGCGCAGGCTACATGCTCCTGATCTTCGGCCGCCAACCGGCCAAAGCGGATGCCGAAGTGGAAGATTCCGCGCTGGTCCCGCTGTTGGGGAGGGCCGGTAAAATATTGGTCTGGATCATTTGTTTGGCCGGCCCCGTCTTGTTGACTTATAATCTGCCGCGTTTGTTGGAAAATCAAACCACGTTGTTGGCGCGCTACGGCGGGGTGGCGGCGGGTTGTCTGCCGGAAAAGGGGGCGCTGGTGCTGAGCGATGATTACGCGCTGTTGGCGGCGGTGCGGGTGGCGCTGGGCGGACAGGCCGCGCAGCACTGCTTGGTCTATACCCCCCACCTGATGCAGCCGCTTTACTATCGTCTGATGGAGCGGCGTCACGCCGTGTTCTGGCCGTTGCCGGGCACCAACGCCCTGGTCGCCCAATTGGACGCCAAAATCGTGGCGCAACAACTGATCACCCTGAGTAAGACGGTGCCGATTTACAGTCTGCATCCCATTTATGGCAACTTGGGTGAAGCCTTCCATTCGGTGCCGGATCGCCTGCTCTATCGCTTACAGCCCCGCGCGGCCAACTTGGCGGAACGCAAACTGTTATCGCGTGCCCAAATGGAAGTGAATCAAACCTTCTGGAATGCCTTTGGCACAGAGGCGGCGGCGATGAAGCTGGTTTTATCGCCCGCGCGCAAACGTGGGCAACGGGAGGCTTTGGTGCTGAGCCAATTGTACTCGCAGGCTCGCAATTATGCGGGCGTGCTCGTGCAGCGGCAGGGAGAATTAACCAATGCCGGCGCGAATTTCGCCGCCGCGCTGGTTATTAATTCCAACAACCTTGCGGCGGCCATCAATCATGACTTCAACCAAGCTTGGCAAACCACCGGCCACCCCCCGCAACGCGGCAACACCAACTGGGTGCGCCGGCTGGCACCGTACGTGGCGCGCTGGGAAGCCGGGCTGGCCGTGTTGGGCCCGGTGGATGAACCTTTGGTCTGCGCTTCCCTGGGCATCCAGTTTCAATCACGCCAATGGCATCGCCAGGCGTTGGATGAACTCCGCCGGGCGGTGTTCTTTATGCCGCACGAATATGGCTTCCGACTCGCTTTGGCCGCCGCATATAATGCCGCCGGGCAGCCCGACGAGGGCTTGAAGGAACTGCGCCTAGTCCGCACAGATCCCTGGTTTCAAACCAATCTCCAACGGGATCCGTTCCCATTGGTGGAAGTCGAGAGTTGGGCGTATTACACCAAGAAGGAGTACGCGAAAGCCAATGCCTTGCTGGAAAATTTTTCCCGGACGCATACGGATGACAAGCGCCCGTTGAACATCCAGATGCAGTTCCTGCTGAAACTGGGCCAGACTGCGGAGGCGGAGGCGTTGCTGGAAAGCCAGGTTTCCAAGGTCAGTACGAATGTGGCGCTGCTGGCCAACACGGCGGGCATCATGCTCATGAACTCCAATGCGGCCAAGGCCTTGGTTTATCTGGAGCGCGCCAATTTCCTCGCGCCCAACAATCCGGTCGTCCTTAACAATCGCGGGCTGGCCTATCTGGAACTGGACCGATTGGAAGAGGCGCGGGAGGATTTCGAAGCCCTCAAACGCAAAGTCGGGGCCTCACCGCTGGTCTATTACGGCTTGGGTGAATCCCACTATCGCTCGAAAAACCTGATGGAAGCCCGGCGTAATTTTGAGGCCTTTTTGCGCGTGGCACAGCCCGGCAATCCGGACTGGCAAAAGGTCGCGGAACGCCTGACGGAACTCAAGGCCCTCCAGGGCCACTGA